The following are encoded in a window of Gossypium raimondii isolate GPD5lz chromosome 13, ASM2569854v1, whole genome shotgun sequence genomic DNA:
- the LOC105783131 gene encoding nuclear cap-binding protein subunit 1, with translation MSSWRNLLLRIGDKSSEYSSSSDFKDHIETCFGALRRELGHSSAEILSFLLQCAEQLPHKIPLYGTLIGLLNLEDEDFVKKIVENTQNSFQDALDSGNCDGIRILMRFLTALMCSKVLQPTSLVVVFETLLSSAAITVDEEKGNPSWQARADFYVICILSCLPWGGAELAEQVPEEIERVLVGIQAYLSIRRHTSDSGLSFFEDEESGGDVEKDFLEDLWERIQVLSSNGWKVESVPRPHLSFEAQLVAGKSHEFGPISCPEQPELPSTISAVAYGKQKHDAELKYPQRMRRLNIFPASKTEDLQPIDRFVVEEYLLDVLLFFNGCRKECAAFMVGLPVPFRYEYLMAETIFSQLLLLPQPPFKPIYYTLVIMDLCKALPGAFPAVVAGAVRALFDKIADLDMECRTRLILWFSHHLSNFQFIWPWEEWAYVLDLPKWAPQRVFVQEVLEREVRLSYWDKIKQSIENAPALEELLPPKGGPNFKYSGADDQEKTEQEQALSAELSNKVKGRQTAREIILWVEETVYPIHGQEITLSVVIQTLLDIGSKSFTHLITVLERYGQVMAKLCSDQDKQVMLISEVGSYWKNNAQMTAITIDRMMGYRLISNLAIVRWVFSPENIEQFHISDRPWEVLRNAVSKTYNRITDLRKEISSLKKSVVSAEEAASKAKADLEAAESKLTLVEGEPVLGENPTKLKHLKSVAEKTKEETVSMHDSLEAKEALFARALDENEVLFLSLYKNFSNVLMERLPDASRDGTLQSLKSVNGDSMAVDIEEPSTMEVDDENERPKKSQSNGGKTTNGYNVREKEQWCLSTLGYVKAFSRQYASEIWPHIEKLDAEVFTEDAHPLFRKAVYSGLRRLSNEL, from the exons ATGAGCAGCTGGAGAAATCTTCTTCTGCGAATTGGCGATAAAAGCTCAGAGTACAGTTCCTCTTCCGATTTTAAAGACCACATT GAAACTTGCTTTGGAGCTTTACGGAGAGAGTTGGGGCATTCTTCTGCTGAAATTTTATCT TTCCTTCTCCAATGTGCGGAACAATTGCCTCACAAGATTCCATTGTATGGAACATTG ATTGGTTTGTTAAATTTGGAAGATGAAGACTTCGTTAAAAAAATAGTTGAGAATACACAAAATAGTTTTCAG GATGCTCTGGATTCTGGAAATTGTGACGGGATTCGTATTTTAATGCGGTTTCTGACTGCTTTG ATGTGCAGCAAAGTTCTCCAACCCACTTCACTTGTAGTTGTTTTTGAAACTCTATTATCGTCAGCTGCCATAACAGTTGATGAAGAGAAAGGAAATCCTTCCTGGCAAGCACGTGCTGACTTTTATGTGATTTGCATTTTATCTTGTCTTCCATGGGGAGGAGCAGAACTCGCAGAG CAAGTTCCTGAGGAGATAGAAAGAGTGTTGGTTGGTATACAAGCCTATTTGAGCATTCGAAGGCATACTTCTGACTCTGGATTATCTTTTTTTGAGGATGAAGAGTCTGGAGGTGACGTTGAAAAG GATTTCCTTGAAGATTTATGGGAACGGATACAAGTTCTATCTAGCAATGGGTGGAAAGTTGAAAGTG TTCCAAGGCCTCACTTATCATTTGAAGCGCAGCTGGTTGCTGGAAAGTCTCATGAGTTTGGACCCATTAGCTGTCCTGAGCAACCTGAGCTTCCTTCAACAATTTCTGCTGTAGCTTATGGAAAGCAAAAGCATGATGCAGAGTTGAAGTATCCTCAAAGGATGCGCAGGCTTAATATTTTTCCTGCTAGCAAAACAgag GATCTGCAGCCAATTGATCGCTTTGTTGTTGAAGAGTATTTACTGGATGTGCTTTTGTTCTTCAATGGATG TCGAAAGGAATGTGCTGCTTTCATGGTAGGCTTGCCTGTGCCCTTCCGATATGAGTATCTAATGGCAGAGACAATATTCTCCCAG CTGCTTTTGTTACCACAACCCCCATTCAAGCCAATATATTACACACTGGTTATTATGGATCTCTGTAAG GCTCTCCCTGGGGCCTTTCCTGCAGTTGTAGCTGGTGCAGTTCGTGCTCTTTTTGATAAAATTGCTGATTTAGACATGGAATGTCGGACACGCCTTATCCTTTGGTTTTCACACCATCT ATcaaatttccaatttatttGGCCTTGGGAAGAATGGGCTTATGTCCTAGACCTCCCAAAGTGGGCTCCACAGCGTGTATTTGTTCAAGAGGTCTTGGAAAGAGAAGTTCGTTTGTCATATTGGGACAAAATAAAGCAG AGCATTGAGAATGCACCTGCTCTAGAAGAGTTGCTACCACCCAAGGGTGGTCCAAATTTTAAGTATAGTGGAGCGGATGATCAAGAAAAGACTGAACAAGAGCAGGCACTCTCTGCAGAGCTTAGCAACAAGGTGAAAGGAAGGCAGACAGCACGTGAAATAATTTTATGGGTTGAGGAAACTGTCTATCCTATTCACGGCCAGGAAATTACCCTCAGTGTGGTTATACAAACTCTTCTTGACATTGGGTCTAAAAGTTTCACTCATTTGATCACTGTCTTGGAGAGGTATGGACAGGTCATGGCAAAACTTTGCTCTGATCAAGATAAGCAGGTCATGCTCATATCTGAAGTTGGTTCATATTGGAAGAACAATGCACAGATGACAGCCATAACAATTGATAGAATGATGGGTTATCGTCTTATATCTAATTTGGCCATTGTGAGATGGGTCTTCTCTCCAGAAAACATTGAGCAATTTCATATATCTGATCGTCCATGGGAG GTTCTGAGGAATGCAGTTAGTAAGACATACAATCGTATCACTGATCTAAGGAAAGAGATTTCATCTCTGAAGAAGAGTGTTGTATCTGCAGAAGAAGCTGCATCTAAGGCAAAAGCAGATTTGGAGGCTGCTGAGTCAAAGCTTACCCTAGTGGAAGGTGAACCTGTTCTTGGTGAAAACCCTACAAAGTTAAAGCATTTAAAATCTGTGGCTGAAAAGACCAAGGAAGAGACAGTATCCATGCATGACTCTTTAGAGGCCAAGGAGGCTCTTTTTGCTCGAGCACTAGATGAAAATGAG GTTTTGTTCCTCTCTCTATACAAAAACTTCTCCAACGTGTTGATGGAGCGTTTGCCTGATGCATCTAGAGATGGAACATTGCAATCATTAAAATCTGTCAATGGAGATTCAATGGCTGTTGACATCGAAGAACCATCAACCATGGAGGTGGATGATGAGAATGAAAGACCAAAGAAAAG TCAATCAAATGGGGGTAAAACGACAAATGGTTACAATGTAAGGGAAAAAGAACAGTGGTGTTTATCAACTCTTGGCTATGTCAAGGCTTTCTCACGGCAATATGCATCTGAG ATATGGCCTCACATCGAGAAGCTGGATGCAGAGGTATTCACTGAAGATGCCCATCCTCTTTTCCGGAAAGCTGTTTATTCTGGCCTTCGCCGGCTAAGCAATGAGTTGTAA
- the LOC105783672 gene encoding serine--glyoxylate aminotransferase yields the protein MDYFYGPGRNHLFVPGPVNIPEPVIRAMNRNNEDYRSPAIPAMTKTLLEDVKKIFKTTTGTPFMIPTTGTGAWESALTNTLSPGDRIVSFLIGQFSLLWIDQQQRLKFNVDVVESEWGQGANLDVLAEKLAADRTHTIKAICIVHNETATGVTNNLATVRKLLDHYGHPALLLVDGVSSICALDFRMDEWGVDVALTGSQKALSLPTGIGIVCASPKALEATKTAKSVRVFFDWNDYLKFYKLGTFWPYTPSIQLLYGLRAALDLIFEEGLDNIIERHSRLGKATRLAVEAWGLKNCTQKEEWFSDTVTAVLVPPYIDSSEIVKRGWKRYNLSLGLGLNKVAGKVFRIGHLGNLNELQLLGCLAGVEMILKDVGYPVKLGSGVAAASAYLQNNIPMIPSRI from the exons ATGGATTACTTTTATGGACCAGGGAGGAACCATCTCTTCGTTCCGGGTCCGGTTAACATACCGGAACCCGTTATTCGAGCCATGAACCGGAATAACGAGGATTACCGTTCCCCGGCTATTCCGGCAATGACAAAAACCCTTCTCGAAGATGTCAAGAAGATATTCAAGACTACGACCGGGACTCCTTTTATGATCCCAACAACAG GAACCGGCGCATGGGAGAGTGCACTTACTAATACGTTATCCCCCGGTGACCGAATCGTATCGTTCCTCATTGGACAATTCAGTCTTCTTTGGATCGATCAACAACAACGTCTCAAGTTCAACGTCGACGTTGTCGAAAGTGAGTGGGGACAAGGTGCTAACCTCGACGTTTTGGCCGAAAAACTCGCGGCCGATCGTACGCACACCATTAAGGCTATTTGTATTGTTCACAACGAAACCGCGACTGGAGTTACAAACAACTTGGCCACAGTGAGAAAACTACTAG ATCATTACGGGCACCCAGCACTGCTTCTCGTCGATGGAGTTTCCTCGATTTGTGCTCTCGATTTCCGTATGGATGAATGGGGAGTTGACGTAGCCTTAACCGGCTCGCAAAAGGCGCTTTCTCTTCCAACCGGGATCGGTATTGTTTGCGCTAGCCCGAAAGCTCTCGAGGCGACCAAAACAGCGAAATCGGTTCGGGTTTTCTTCGATTGGAACGACTACCttaagttttacaaattaggaACATTTTGGCCATACACTCCTTCAATTCAACTCTTGTATGGACTAAGAGCAGCTTTGGACCTTATTTTTGAGGAAGGACTTGATAATATCATTGAAAGGCATAGTCGTTTGGGCAAAGCAACAAG GCTTGCGGTGGAAGCATGGGGCTTGAAGAATTGCACACAAAAGGAGGAATGGTTCAGTGACACGGTGACGGCGGTGCTTGTTCCACCATATATTGATAGTTCGGAAATCGTTAAACGGGGATGGAAGAGATACAATTTGAGCTTAGGTCTTGGCCTTAACAAAGTGGCAGGAAAAGTTTTCAGAATAGGACATCTTGGAAACCTAAACGAG TTGCAACTGCTGGGTTGTTTAGCTGGTGTGGAGATGATACTGAAAGATGTTGGATACCCAGTTAAGCTTGGAAGTGGAGTTGCTGCTGCATCTGCTTATCTGCAAAATAACATCCCAATGATCCCTTCAAGGATTTGA